ATATTTCTGCCTTCACATTGCTCATGTAGCAAGCTGTGTAGCTGTGAGAGAGTGGTTGGTCCATTCTGATTGACATAGATCTGCAATGCTTCAAGATCACTTTCACCAAGCTTCATTCTCGTTTCATGTCTGCTTCCCTTTATGTTTGTTGTTTTCTGAGTTATCTGCACAGCTGAAATTTGTTTGGATTCTAATATTTCACCTGTAGACAGTGGTGACATGGGTGTTTGTTCTGATACCAAAGAAGGATGAAGTGACACCATGTCGTCTTCAACTACAAATAAGTGTGGTAAGCTCTTCAACTTTCTCTTCAACTTTCTCTCCTGTGTCTTAGATTTTTTAGTACCACTGCCATATAGAGCCTTCTTCTCTTCCTTGCTAGCATGTTGATGAAACCACTCATTTATATCACTGACACTGGAATGGTCTGCATGTTCTTGTAAGAACTTCACTATTGTGTTTGCTCCTTTCAGTCTGTCATCATTTGGTCCTATAAGACCTGAAGGGAGAATTGTAAATTTGTCCAAATGGGTTCTCAGGAGTTTTAGTAACTCTTCATCATCCAGTACATTTTCTGCATTGTGATCTTGATACACAACAGATAACAACTGAGACAAAGTACTAGGACCATTCACATCTACATACTGCTGCAGTCGTAAAGCATCCTCCTTTGTGAGTGCATGGTCAAGGAAGGTTTTTGATGCTTCACTAGTTTGTGCTGATGCGTAGTGTAATTCTGGCTCAGTGCAGCTCTCAGATGCAGTGGTAGGGTTGCCAGCTGATATGATTCCTGGCTGAAGTGTAATTCCTTTGTCACTAAACCTGAAGATATTTGGCATTGCTTGCAATGTTTCTATTGTTACATCAATTCCGTAGTTTTTACGAGGAGATTGCTGGTCTAACCACAATGACATCTCACTTAAACTACAAGGTTGCATTCTTTCCAGGAATTTGATGGCATCAGCTGAGatcatttttctttctttacaGATATCCACAATCATAGATTCCCAAATGAGAAAAGTGTATTGAGAGCATGTTTGTAAAGTAGCCAACAATTCAATAGCAGTTAACCCAAGGCACTTCATCTCCTCTGAATTTGTGCATTTTTGTACATCTCGGAAGAGCTGCAAGATTGTTGTTGGACCATTATCTTGCAGGTATTTGTGTACCTTTGCAAGACCAGATCTCCTGGAAGAAATTGATGCAACTGGCGGTGTCTGTGCTGGTCCGTGGTTGTCCTGTACCTTTGCAAGACCAGATGTCCTGGAAAAAATTGACACAACAGGCTGTGTCTGTGCTGGTCCGTGGTTATCCTGGGTCTTTGCAAGACCAGATGTCCTGGAAGAAATTGACACTACTGGCGGTGTCTGTGCTGGTCCATGGTTGTCCTCTTCTGTGACAATCAGAGAGCTAGCAGAATCTTGCTCAGCAGAGATGTAGCTAGCAGGCACTGAAATGCAGGGTATTCCTTCTGATGTATCGTCACATGGTACAAACTCATACTTCAATTCCTCTTCAAAATTGACCTTTCCTTCTATGACCATCTGTGCTCGTGCATCCTGTGAATCACTTTCCATATCAGAACACAAACCAACACCATCTTCACACACAACCACCGAGTCCAACAACATCAGCATCTTCTTAAATGCCTTCTTTGAGCTTGCCGCAACTTTGATCTCATCAGCATTTGCAACTATCCTGAAATACCAAAACAACTGATCAAACTTGACCTGTCCCTTATCTTGTAGGATGCATTTGATCTTGCCTACAGCACTATTCTCAACATGCTCTACCAAATCAACAAGCCCAGACTCAAGCAGAATGTATTTAGACATCACCTTCAGTAAGAACTTTTGGAACATGTCAAGACTGGTTGCAACTTCAGTACCCCCAGATCTGTGCACCATATGATACAACCTTACAACAGGAGAAGGACCATGATTTTTCAGATAATTGCATACCTTGGAGTGAGTTGTCTCAGAAGATATCATCATGTCTCCTTCCTGTTGCACAGCAGATGCTTGACTGCTCTGTGTTGGTACAGTAGGTAAATCTGACGAGGCTTCACTGGTAGAATTGTCCAATCCATTGGTCACATGCTGTGATGCTGTTGTGGCAGCAGTTGTTGCAGTAGAAGCTGATTGTGATCTGGTTTCTTCTTGGTGTAAGAATGCTTCACAGAGTTTCCCTACTTCTTGCAGACTGTCTCCACTAAATTTCCTGGGGAAAGataattaaacaaaataagctaataaatcaaacaaaatttgtcataaaacttaTAGAACTTTATATTCTTATCAAGTGCAGCACAAGTCATACAGTTGCTAAGCTATTATTATGGTTGTTTGTTTGAGGAAGGTCAAGACCATCAACTTTAATATACATAGGTCATAATGTTTGAAGCAGATGTGACGTGTTTCAGTTGCATATTAATCTTGTATCCTGGTCATGATTTCATTCCATCTAAATAATGGGTGCAAACCATAACAATCATTGTGTTGGATATATTCAGGGGAGTCTTCAAATAGCCCTATGCACAGCGCTACAGCTAATTCATCACATTGGTGTACGTGTGACGTGTGTCATATTTGCTTGTGGATTATCATATCATACCCATCAATTTTGGTGACTAATTAAGTGATCTAATAGCAATTTGGATTTTGTCATTGACAGCCGAAtgcactacaataatatttctgAGCATACAACCAAATAATCTTTAAGTGGGCTATATTCCTCTCTGGCACTGGATACAAACAAACATGGCTGGCCTGCATTCTCCAAATATATTAAAGGTCAAGAGATTTtctgaacaaaatattttgcctaaCTCAACCACCAAGCGATCAACAATTATGCGTATTTGATATCACAATATATCAAACCTATAATtgcataaaacatgtaaataatCTGCTCTGAAAGTGTTAACTGCTATACGTACTCGGTGCATGCTCAGTGTCTACTGCCAGCGCCATACCATGTTAAATTTGACAGCCTTCTTGTGTGATACCAAAAAAATGGTTCAAATAGAAGTAATTTCATCTTCAGATTTTTATGaattcaaaagttgtaaatcaaaatgatcacacaGTTGGAATTCTAAGCATGGCCAAGGTTGCTTACTTGCAAAcagcccctgtcgactatcccaagtgcccgatttattcaattgttaaatgTTAATTTACAATGCATGTTGCAAttctttactgatgaatactaaagcatgatgcgatcgatatgatttgggctatgtcaatggtcgtgcTCTGCAATTCACCTCTACAGCTCTGCATGttccttttttaatttgcaacttttacaaatgcaccaaatttcatatacatgtactcTTCTTTGTGAATTTAGAGGTTTTGCTGGTATCTAATTGGAGCTAACCAGATGCTGCACATGACTTGTGTCAATCAACATATACGCAGATGTAAATTTATGACGGGCTACATAAGTGTGGACATTGTTTTTGTGCTGTGTTTATTATGCGTAAGGTACTTACATCACCATATGTTGATATATTTGAGGTATAAGAACCCTTGCAAAAGTTGCCAACTTCAGATCTCGTGGTTTAATATCAGTATTTGCTACAGATGCTGCCCTATCACTCAATATGACATTCCACTGATCAGGCTGGACCACACCATACTCTTTGCACAGTTCATTGAAGGTGATAGTACTTTCTCCAGTTAAGAGCTGGTAGGCAACCTTCAAAGAAAACAATAGCAGGTATAAACAAATCAAAAGTATATAATATGCAATTTATAATTAACATCTTACTTATACTGAAAGCAACTTAGTTGTGATCAAAAAGAAATTAACACAATTGTGTGAGCAAGCATACATGCACAATATTTAGTAAGAATTCTTCATGTGCTCCAATACTACAGGTGTTTAAATTAATTCTTTGCCAAGGTGGAATGCAAGAGGTATGTTCCATCTTggccaaaattattttaaataccttaatgctctgcatgctatatAGCTATAGacttcaacaaaattaaaaaagtccaagttttgagatattttctcaaactatgaagagctatcttaagaaccactgaaccaataccaggcttgtttatactcattctaatgcacttttcgtgctgattccaaatacggttcagcaaatttaccaaattaaacatttttaaattaacaaactaaaataaaatttgtcatctgcagtcgacacccgcatggagcgAGTTAAGGGacctggaatgagtgttttgagcgtttcgacagtatattttgtgggacatgagagcacatgagacatatcgaattgcattctgaatacgaagaatgtctttctgatatcaaataattttcttttttttttgaaattcacgataaaatacaaattttatgacaaatgattaaaatttgacatttttcacatttttgatatataacagtccttgaagtaaattttataaatctaatgatatattcttaaagtgtatgtagctgggaggaaaagctgacgatcaattgaaaattttgacctttcatattaaagatatggatttttttccccaaaagacctaatttttgttggtgttttgggaaaaaaatccatatcttcaatatgaaaggtcaaaatttacaattgatcgtagacttttcatcccacctacatacacttttataaatcatcagatttattaagtttacttcgagtactgttaaaggaggatttcgtgatcctagcatcctctttttattacatttttcagtagatatccacgaaaaaagcttatttccaaaatttcaattgattccgattttgcgtttgcgtgttactgttatgcatgattatgtgtattacactgacacatatacaatgtgttgtaattttgttctggtgcaccagaacgaaattcaaatttggcgatatttttgctaagcgaattaatctgcaagaaattttttgtacatcaacattatgtagccagaggtttccagtgataaaagtgggggtatgaggctgtggatcacaaaatgcccctttaaatatcaaaaatatcaatttttaatcatttgccataaaatatgtattacattgctaatttcaaaaaatcaaaattatttgatatccgaaggacattctgcgtattcagaatgcaattcgatatgtctgatgtgctctaatgtcccacaataaacactgtccaaacgttcataaccCATCCCTTAAGCGCATGAAGAATTCTTTTGACTGGTGATTATATCAGAACTGAACTGTTTGAGGTTGATGTTCTTTGAATCAATGAAAAAAATGCAGTTGAGCATAAAAATTACTGGTGTTGTTGTATGAAGTATTGTTCATGAATTATTCAGTTGAAAAATGGTTTGAATCACTGTGActatataaacatatcaaaagaaataagtcccacTCTGAaaatgtcgtcataacatcgtaaagtaaaactttgtatcaataaaacttacttagaaataattatatgattgtttactaagtgttttgtgaaaatgaaagatgtccatgacttcatggctgaatgaacccaaattgaagacaaaaactgccctttccaaaagtcacaaagtagacctatgcttgttaactgcaaggcgtattgggacaaggaatggaactggccatcttacaactcactgtgctgaactctgcatcaagggatttgcatggctgaatgatcaagaatcgatacacattacagtaaatgttcacttggtgaggattttaaactgcactcaaacacatggggaacttttgtgacaagcaaagtaataggcctactttgtgacttttgaaaagggcagttttgccttcaatttaggctcattcagccctggagtcatatttcaaagttagttttattgttacaaaacgaaaccttacaatgtcataaagtcagagggggacttatttcttttgatgtgtttagtgTAATAAACAATGACTTATCCATCTGAAATTGGTCACTTCCATTTACTAGAAATATCCTGTTAAATCCCTAACAATTTGCCCAAAAAACATTAATGCATGCACAATTTTTTGCACCATTTATATAGCATGACTGACAACCAGCAACCTTGGACCACAGTCCCCCTCAACATGCATGCTGCGCCTGCCACACACACGACACATGTTCAGTGGCCACCCTCCTCTTCAGCATGTTCAATAAAACCCCCATGTTAAATAGCTGGGGGCCTCCCTTTCAGTGGGCCGGGTGCAGGCAACACATAATACATTGTAGGGCACCTCCTGCCGAACTTCCTCAGAGCATTAATTATGGTTATTGAGAAACATttgagaaatatttggtacataaacattatgtagccagaggtatccagtggtgtaaaaatctcaactttttttgggaaagtggggggatgaggctgtggatcacaaaatgcccctttaaatatcaaaaatatcaatttttaatcatttgccataaaatatgtattacattgctaatttcaaaaaatctaaattatttgatatccgaaggacattctgcgtattcagaatgcaattcgatatgtctgatgtgctctaatgtgccACAATAAACACTGTCCAAGCGTTCATAACCCATCCCTTAAGCGCATGAAGAATTCTTTTGACTGGTGATTATATCAGAACTGAACTGTTTGAGGTTGATGTTCTTTGAATCAATGAAAAAATGCAGTTGAGCATAAAAATTACTGGTGTTGTTGTATGAAGTATTGTTCATGAATTATTCAGTTGAAAAATGGTTTGAATCACTGTGActatataaacatatcaaaagaaataagtccccctctgaaaatgtcgtcataacatcgtaaagtaaaactttgtatcaataaaacttacttagaaataattatatgattgtttactaagtgttttgtgaaaatgaaagatgtccatgacttcatggctgaatgaacccaaattgaagacaaaaactgccctttccaaaagtcacaaagtagacctatgcttgttaactgcaaggcgtattgggacaaggaatggaactggccatcttacaactcactgtgctgaactctgcatcaaggggatttgcatggctgaatgatcaagaatcgatacacattacagtaaatgttcacttggtgaggattttaaactgcactcaaacacatggggaacttttgtgacaagcaaagtaataggcctactttgtgacttttgaaaagggcagtttttgccttcaatttaggctcattcagccctggagtcatatttcaaagttagttttattggtacaaaacgaaaccttacaatgtcataaagtcagagggggacttatttcttttgatgtgtttagtgTAATAAACAATGACTTATCCATCTGAAATTGGTCACTGCCATTTACTAGAAATATCCTGTTAAATCCCTAACAATTTGCCCAAAAAACATTAATGCATGCACAATTTTTTGCACCATTTATATAGCATGACTGACAACCAGCAACCTTGGACCACAGTCCCCCTCAACATGCATGCTGCGCCTGCCACACACACGACACATGTTCAGTGGCCACCCTCCTCTTCAGCATGTTCAATAAAACCCCCATGTTAAATAGCTGGGGGCCTCCCTTTCAGTGGGCCGGGTGCAGGCAACACATAATACATTGTAGGGCACCTCCTGCCGAACTTCCTCAGAGCATTAATTATGGTTATtgagaaataataaataaatgattcaTCACTAACATCAAATGACTAATTGCTAAGTTCCAATTTTTGCACTCTTGtttcacttttgcaccatattttatcaTTTTAGCTTGAATATGTCATTGTCAAAAAGATATCTATGCCACTATGTGTGTTTCAAACTTACCTTGGTATCAAAGATATTGCCCAGTTTCATTCCATAGCATTCATACAAGACAGATGATGAATATTGGCAGTTATGAACCACCTGTATCAAAAAGATGAATACAACAATGAAACATGAATACAGCAAACCCATTTGACCATTACTTTGACCTATAGCTGGTAGGCCCATCTGATTCCTGATGGACTGATATTTTGTAAATTCTTGCTTCTATGAGCACTTAATCATGACAGTCAACAATCTTTATTGTCTATGATTTTTTAATTCAAACCCATGCAGATCAAAGAATTTTTTATATGAACCCAAGCCATAACCTGAATCTCATCAACTCATTTTGCCTGGAAGGTATAGCCTTATAGAATACATTTTCTGTCTCTATAAGCCCGACAGTTTCCTTTGGGGGCGGGGGAGCTGCTTCAGCTGATCTTGCAGTTTCCAAAGGTCTTACTGATCTGGCTGCTTCATGCTGGTCTCCATCGTCTTTGTAATGTGCTCTATTACCTAAAATAACTGTCCCCCCTTTTGATTTGTTATCTGTATACAATCAACATTTATAAACATTAATGACTCACCTTAAGAATCTTACTGCTAGCCATGACATCAGCCAGGATGCTGTAACCACCTGTCGTAGCAGCTCCCTCCATGTGAAACAAATACACATGATCTTCCCATCCTGCGATGGCTATCCATTTCTGCTTCTTGTTCACAGCTAGACTGATGATTGGGTACTCATATTTGGCTAGGCACTGATCTACAAATTCTTGGCACATTGCATGATTGTTTATGGATACAACCGTCACAGAAAAACTTGGGCGTGTGGGGTCTGTTACAGATGCATATGTTTGTTGATGGGAAGTTGTAGGCTGTACAGGCACTGTCGTTTTGCTGTTTTGATCTGGAAGAGGCTCACTGCTGGGAATATTCCATACAGTTCCTGCTGAAAGAGCCCATGGCACACTGTTTTGGGTTGTGACAGCTGTAGTTTTGTTCATTGGTGTTGGTGTGCATGGTGTACCGTTCATCCCATTATTCAGATACACAGTTGTTCCTTCTATAATAAACACACCTGATATGTCCGATATAGTCTGTGTGAAGGTTTGGAGATCCTTTCCTACTGCAGATCTTTCATCGGCTCTTCCACATTGCCCTAGTCGTCCAAGTAAAGAATTCAATTCGCACTTGCCTTTTGATTCCAAGTAAGTCACCAACTTTGATATTCCAGTGACAAGAGCACAATGACGTTGGACACCTATAAATGGACCAGATATGACAAACTTGTCTGGTAGAGAAGACATGGTGTCATAGAGCAGACTAGGGTTCTTCCCAACAGCATTCCTTTCAGCTGCAGTACCCTTGCTTCCTAAGATGCCACCTATTTGAATAATGGTAGCAATCTTGCACTGTTCTAAGCAAGCAGTAATTTTCTTGAGACCTGAGATCATAGCTTGTGCAGTTTTAGTTGTTTTCTTACTGTTAGGTACTGCAGATGGCAGTTGTTGAGGTGCTCCAGCTGCTGCCAAACTTGGTCCAGTTTTGTGAGCAGCCCTCTCCATGTAAAACTGTCTAACCTGGTCATTTGTTGAGTGCGGATTCATTGACATCAATGGTGGTGGTGTTGCCATCACAGAGCTACTTGTAACTTGACTTTGGACAGTGGTTGCAGCAGCTTGACTTACGCTAATATCTCCCCACCAACCTCTATCGCCAGTGTTCTTGGTATCAAATACGATCTCAATTGATGGAATGACTTTAGCCTGAGATGTTGGTAGCAGACCCTGTACAGGAATTGGGTTAGGGATTTGAGTCATATTGACATTACTTGCTCCTAATGTCTGTGTAACTGTTGGTGAAGAAGATGACTTCATATTTTTCAAGAAGACTTTACTTCCTTGGCAGCTAAACAGGTTTGGCATAGATTTAAGAACTTTCAGCAGAGCACTGCCACTATTCCCAAACATTTCCCTAGCCTGTTGGGAACCAGAGTTGTTGATCTTCTCTGTCAATTTGGTAACATCACAGCTTCCACCTCTGGACTGAAGACATTCAGATACTGTTGCAACCACATTCCTCTGCAACTTCTCTGGTATTTTCTTCAGATCAGTTGTTGGCATCTCTACACAGATTACAAACTGTTCAATTGCATGGATGTGAGCCCTTTCTACAACACTAACATTGTCAGCTGAAACTTTAAACATCTTGGGCAAGGCCTTCAGAATTGCTTTCAAGGCACCAGGATTCTTTCCGACAACCTCACGTTCAACAAGTGTGCTATTCTGACCAAACAGACTGCAGAGGTGGGGTACAGACAGAGTTCCTTTCTGCTTCAAGAACCATATTAACTTGAACATGCCTCTTGAAAATGGCACCGATGGTTTATCCTTAACACCTCGTTTCAAGCACACCGTCGTCTGCTCAGTCACTGATTGCACAGAGATGATTACTTTGGGTGACACAACTTCAAAGATATCCGGATATTCTCTCAAAGTTTCCAACACAACCATAGCTCTCCATCCCACTGCCTCCCTTTCATCATCACCAGCTTCCTTCCCAAAATCACTGCACAACTTTTGCAAAGAAGCCCTACCTTTCCCTTGCAAGATTTCCTTGATTCTCAGTACACCCAGTTGTTTGTAAACAAAGGTAGCATCAAACTCTTTCGAAATATTTGGTGCTGCTGCTTCAACTTTTGGCTTCAACGTCTGTGCATCCTCATCTTTTGCCGATTTAATAACAGACACTGTGTTGCCCATCACACAAAATACTTCAGGTAAAGCAAGTAGTGTCTCCTTTAAAGTGCTTGGACTTCTACCTACTGCATTTCTTTCATCAACTGTGCTGGTCTGATTTAGAGCAGTGCTCAACTGATTAATTGTCAAGCTCCCTTTCTTTAAAATACTTGAAAGTTTGAAGACAGTGTTTACAAACACTAGTGAAGTAGGCTTATCCTTGCCATTCTTGAGACTGATGAATTCCGCATCAATCCATTCCTCTCCTTTTCCAGGTATTGTCTGCCATAGAAATACATCATCAAACTTCGTAATTGTGTCCAACATTTCAATTGCCCTTTTCCCAACTGCCTCTCGTTCTTCCTTTGTCCCTCTACCTCCAAACACGGCAGACAATATCTTCATAGGGATTGCAACATTACCCTTTTCTTCCAAGAttcgctttattttcaaaactccaAGCTGTAGAGCAAATTGCTTTGATATGTCTATCTCTTTGACTTCATCACCTCCTGCTGAAGCACAAGCACCTGTGGCAGATACTTGGCTGCTTGAGTCATCATTCATAGACTCACTTGTGCTAGATACATGGGTACTTGAATCATCATTCAGGGATTCACTTGTGCTGGGACTTTCACTGGCTTGATTTTCTATATTAGCAAGCTTTATTTGTTTGATGACAGACACTTCTTCATTTGACACTTGAAATATGGCTGGTAAAGAAAGTAGAGTTTCCTTCAGCAGTGGAGGACCTCTACCAACTGTAAGTCTTTCTTCAACAGTACTTGCTTCATTAAGAAATGTACTAAGCTGTGCTACGGTAAGGTTCCCCTTTTTCTTCAGTATTTTCGGAATTCTCAATATAGTTCTGGCAAATGCTAAAGATGTTTCCTCACTGCTCTGGTCTACAGAGATGTACTGTTGGTCATGCAAAGTGCCACCAATATCCGGACGAGACTCAAATGAAAACACATCTTTAAACTGAGTCAAGGTTTGAAGGACTTCATCAGCTTTCCAACCGACAGCACCTCGATCTTCTTTTGTTAACTTCTCGCCCAAGATTGAATTAAGCACTTGAAGTGATCTTTCACCTCTTTCTAGTAAGATATTTTTAATCTTCATCACTGCAATCTGTTTTGAAAACTTTGTAGGCATGTCTTCTTCAACTGTGGATGCCGAATCGGATGTACTGTTTGCAGATGATTGGCCACTGCTCAAAGGAGATTGGTTCATAGCTGTACCAGATTCAAGGCTTTCATCTCCCTGTTCCTCTACACCAACTTGACCATAAGCGGTATCTTCTGTGGTGAGTAACTGATGCGACTGATACACTTCTGTGATTTCATGTTCTTCATTAGGCACACTTTCATTCTCTTCCTCATCAGTAGTATCATCATGCTCTTCTTCTAATGCACTAGCTTCAATGTTAGTGCCAAGTTCCCCACCACTGGTTTCTGCAACACCTTGGTTAGCCATCACAACTGACCCAATATCCTTGCTATCACTTGCTACCTCTTCCACATGGTTTGACTTCTTCTCATCTTCATCATCGGCATTGTTCTCAATATCCTCTTCTAACTTAGACTGTGCTCCATGCATCACACTAATGTTCTCATCCTCAATATGTTCTGTATCAGAAGTAGAATGTTGTGGTTCATCAGAAGATGATTCCTTGGCATCTGATCCTGTAACAGCATCTAGATTCTTTTCATCTTTATTCAGGTCTGTATCATCTCGTTCCTCACTGGTAGAATCTAAACTGGAGGATGACTGCATTTCTGGTACTTCCTCTTCCTCATTTTGGTGTTGATTCTCTTTAATACCAACGTCCAACTTTCCATCTTCTCTTACTAGTAACTCCTTCTGTTCCTTTTCTTCCTCTACTTTCTTGTTACCTTGGCCCTGGTCAGTGACTGCATTTCTGGAGGATGACTGCATTTGAGGCATCTCCACTTCATCATTTTGATGCTGATTTTCTCCAACAGCACCTTCCACTATTCCATTTTCCCTAGactctttttgtttcttttcctcTTCTACTTCCCCATTACCTTGGTCCTGGTCAGTGACTGCATTGTTGGAGAGTGACTGCATTAAGTGATTCTCTTCAACAACTCCTTTCAATTCCCCACTTTCTCCCACCTCCTTTTGTTCCTTCTTCTCTTCTACTACGTCCACCTTATTATCTTGGTTCCGTTCAGCTTCTCCAATGTCATCTGTGTCGGATTCCTTTCCAGAAGCCAAACTACTTTCATCTGCTGACACTTTGATGCCTTCATCTTCCATGCTGGTAGTTGTACCCATCAGTTCAGGAACTATGTCATTCCTTTCTACACCTGATGATGAATCCATTTAGCCTGGTCCCTAATACATACCCACAAGCCTGTAAAAGAAGTAAAGTATGAATTAgatacgttcgactatataattaTTTTCCCCTTCACAGGGAAAAGACAAGTCAAAAGCCAGTAAAAATCACTGTGGGTTTGCTgttat
The Amphiura filiformis chromosome 3, Afil_fr2py, whole genome shotgun sequence DNA segment above includes these coding regions:
- the LOC140148093 gene encoding uncharacterized protein: MDSSSGVERNDIVPELMGTTTSMEDEGIKVSADESSLASGKESDTDDIGEAERNQDNKVDVVEEKKEQKEVGESGELKGVVEENHLMQSLSNNAVTDQDQGNGEVEEEKKQKESRENGIVEGAVGENQHQNDEVEMPQMQSSSRNAVTDQGQGNKKVEEEKEQKELLVREDGKLDVGIKENQHQNEEEEVPEMQSSSSLDSTSEERDDTDLNKDEKNLDAVTGSDAKESSSDEPQHSTSDTEHIEDENISVMHGAQSKLEEDIENNADDEDEKKSNHVEEVASDSKDIGSVVMANQGVAETSGGELGTNIEASALEEEHDDTTDEEENESVPNEEHEITEVYQSHQLLTTEDTAYGQVGVEEQGDESLESGTAMNQSPLSSGQSSANSTSDSASTVEEDMPTKFSKQIAVMKIKNILLERGERSLQVLNSILGEKLTKEDRGAVGWKADEVLQTLTQFKDVFSFESRPDIGGTLHDQQYISVDQSSEETSLAFARTILRIPKILKKKGNLTVAQLSTFLNEASTVEERLTVGRGPPLLKETLLSLPAIFQVSNEEVSVIKQIKLANIENQASESPSTSESLNDDSSTHVSSTSESMNDDSSSQVSATGACASAGGDEVKEIDISKQFALQLGVLKIKRILEEKGNVAIPMKILSAVFGGRGTKEEREAVGKRAIEMLDTITKFDDVFLWQTIPGKGEEWIDAEFISLKNGKDKPTSLVFVNTVFKLSSILKKGSLTINQLSTALNQTSTVDERNAVGRSPSTLKETLLALPEVFCVMGNTVSVIKSAKDEDAQTLKPKVEAAAPNISKEFDATFVYKQLGVLRIKEILQGKGRASLQKLCSDFGKEAGDDEREAVGWRAMVVLETLREYPDIFEVVSPKVIISVQSVTEQTTVCLKRGVKDKPSVPFSRGMFKLIWFLKQKGTLSVPHLCSLFGQNSTLVEREVVGKNPGALKAILKALPKMFKVSADNVSVVERAHIHAIEQFVICVEMPTTDLKKIPEKLQRNVVATVSECLQSRGGSCDVTKLTEKINNSGSQQAREMFGNSGSALLKVLKSMPNLFSCQGSKVFLKNMKSSSSPTVTQTLGASNVNMTQIPNPIPVQGLLPTSQAKVIPSIEIVFDTKNTGDRGWWGDISVSQAAATTVQSQVTSSSVMATPPPLMSMNPHSTNDQVRQFYMERAAHKTGPSLAAAGAPQQLPSAVPNSKKTTKTAQAMISGLKKITACLEQCKIATIIQIGGILGSKGTAAERNAVGKNPSLLYDTMSSLPDKFVISGPFIGVQRHCALVTGISKLVTYLESKGKCELNSLLGRLGQCGRADERSAVGKDLQTFTQTISDISGVFIIEGTTVYLNNGMNGTPCTPTPMNKTTAVTTQNSVPWALSAGTVWNIPSSEPLPDQNSKTTVPVQPTTSHQQTYASVTDPTRPSFSVTVVSINNHAMCQEFVDQCLAKYEYPIISLAVNKKQKWIAIAGWEDHVYLFHMEGAATTGGYSILADVMASSKILKVVHNCQYSSSVLYECYGMKLGNIFDTKVAYQLLTGESTITFNELCKEYGVVQPDQWNVILSDRAASVANTDIKPRDLKLATFARVLIPQIYQHMVMKFSGDSLQEVGKLCEAFLHQEETRSQSASTATTAATTASQHVTNGLDNSTSEASSDLPTVPTQSSQASAVQQEGDMMISSETTHSKVPTPVLNPWGITQQLRDQFEYRNKHDMDKLLAVLGEDITRNLTKLDQNAGIDCGLALLGEVVLDCGRCAQARFYQRASPNRNLDVDVSSSVITQENIQAILDNDWVSTPTTDKRTGIEDTLHRLGIITNRKGRAIGLTTSVGRAVLGCVDHISDLFQDGQSVVMLGRPGIGMTTVLREIARVLSDTKKRRVIIIDTYNQIGGDSDTPHPAIGSARRLQVASRADQYQTMMEAVQNHTPQTIIIDEIATAPEAQAVRKLVQRGVQVITTAHSCNFVDFYRNPEFKHVTGMVQDAAGGVELGDGSKKTASAFQTLIELCDRDRWIVHKDFGLSVDLYLQGMRPIVQERQQTWDDKKGSHTSQHWMVKLIEAPLPSL